The Bdellovibrio bacteriovorus W nucleotide sequence TGAACCAAATAGTACTTATACTAATATCGCCGGCGTTTTTGCTGCCGGAGACGTTCAAGATCATGTTTATCGCCAAGCAATTACTGCAGCGGGAACCGGCTGTATGGCAGCGATCGACTGCGAAAGATGGCTTGAAGCTCAAGAGGCTTAAAGCAAAATATTTTTAAGGGCTATATGAAAGATAAAAAAATAAACACCAAGGAACTTATTTCTAAAATCGAAAAGATGACGAAGTCCCGTATTGCCAGTCAAGAAGTGGTATCATTGGATTCTTTTCGAGAAGCTAAAAAGAAGTTAGATCCCAAAGTTATTTTGGTTATCGAAGACGACGAGACAATGCGTTTGGCCCTTAAAAGAATCCTTGAGTCTGAAGGTTATATTACTAAGCTTGCTGCCGATGGAACGGAGCTTTCAAGCGTCCTCGACGATCATCCAGTGGATTTGATTTTGATGGATGTGGGCTTACCTTGGGTGAATGGCTTTGAGCTTGCGCAGCTTCTTAAAGAACATAAAGACCTCAAGAAAATTCCTTTGGTATTCGTTTCAGGCAAGTCTTCAGATGAAGATATGCGCAGAGCCTTTGAAATTGGTGCCGATGATTATATCAAAAAGCCTTTCGACATCGAAAAGCTTAAGAAGACAGTCGAAACTCTTCTGAAACTCAATACCTAATTAGCTTTTAAGAGCGTCTCATTCTGAGGCGCTTTTTTTTCCCCTATACCTTGCAATAGTTTTTTCCAGAAAATGTGCCACAAAAGGTCGCCTGTGGTTAGAATAATATAAATGAAACGTTTTGGTTGGGGCCTACTTTTACTCATTATCGGCTTTGCTTTTGCCTATTTTATTTCAGGTAAATCCCAGTCTGTTCGTGTTTCATCCATCGACTCAAACTCGCAGACTCAAGGGCATGAGAATCCTAATAGCGCAGCACCTGAATCCCAGTCGCAAGGTGAGCCACCTGTGGTGAGTAAACTTCCAGCTTCGACAAATATCGCACAAGAATCAGAAGAAGAAGGTTTTCACGGTCGCCGTTTGGATAATATTCCTGAAGTAAAGTCTCGTGGTGTAGCGCCTAAAAATATCGATAAAAGAGTTCTGCGCAGCTATCGCGCATTTCAAGGAACATCTTGGAAGCTTTGGGTGGGGACTAGAGCTCGCCTCCAAGGAGAGCAACTTCACGCAAACGCCATTGCCTCAGTTAACGGCTATGATGTTTTTCCATCTAGCAATGCTAAGAATGCAGAGATCCTTTCAGAAGATGATCATCCAGTCGTTTATGATGAGAGTTCAAAGTTAGCAGGAGTTATCTCTGGTGTTTATATTCTAGAACTTGCTGATAATGTAAATTTAGACGACTTGAGCCTAGAAAATGATTTTCAAATTATCGGTCATTTTTCGCGAAGTGTTTTATTGAAGCCTTTGCATATTCCTTTTAATTTTGTCGAAGTGTTTGAAGTCCTTTCGCGGGACTCGAATTTTAAATCGGTGCGTATGGAAGTTTTAGGTCGAGACTATGCGAAATTTTAAAGCCAAAGCATATTCCGTTATATTTGTTTTGATCTTAAGCTCCATCACAGGGGTCTTCTTTGTAAACTGTGCTGGTGAGGGCTTTGATGCCTTTGAAGAAAAGACGGTGGTGGGTGCAGATCCTCTTGTTCCAATGGCGTGGTATTTATTAAATACAGGGCAGGGAACTTTCTCTAAAAATGTCGGAACTCCTGGAAATGATTTGAAGCTAGCGCGAACATGGGAAGCTGGTATTCAAGGTCAAGGTGTGACGGTGTTAGTTTCGGATGATGGTATTGATCATGCTCATGAGGATCTTAATGGCAATATGAAGACTGGCAATGTTCATTTGAACTTTACATCTTCAAGTGCGTTTACGCACGCTGCTTCGGCGCTGCCACTTAACGCTGATTCTAATCATGGAACCAATGTCGCAGGACTTATAGGTGCCATTCGCAATAACGGAAAAGGTATTGCAGGAGTCGCACCGCAGGCAGAAATTATTTCCTCTAATTTTTTGAGCCAAGGATTAACAGAGTCCTCCATGGCTGCACAAGTCTCGGAGAACGTCGATGTTGTAAATATGAGCTGGGGGTCGCGACAAACTTCGTTGTCGTCGATAATTCCTCTCTTCCTATCCCAAATGCAGAATGGGACTATGAATGGAAGAAACGGCCTAGGCAGAATTTACGTTAAATCCTCTGGCAACGAATTCAGTGTGAAGTGTCTTGCAAACCCTAACGAAACTTGTCTTGGCAACGCCAACTTTGACGTCGATAACACAACGCCGTTTACAATCATTGTGGCAGCCCTTCAGGCTAGGCCCCTTGCTGCGGGGTATTCTTCTCCAGGAGCGAATGTTTGGATTTCCGCACCTGGTGGAGAGAATAACGAGAATTATCCGACTATCGTCACGACAGATCGTCTTGGATGTAATGTGGGAACTGCTAATAAAAATTCTAAATCCGCGCGCGCTTTTGAAAGAGGGGGCGAGGGAAATACGGATTGCAAGTACACGACACTTTTTGCGGGGACATCAGCCGCGGCACCTTTGGTGTCTGGAGTTGTGGCCTTACTGTTAGAGGCAAATCCAACGCTGAGCTGGCGTGAAATAAAACATATCTTGGCCACGACAGCGACCAAAGTTCAT carries:
- a CDS encoding putative transcriptional regulator PhoB-like protein (COG0745 Response regulators consisting of a CheY-like receiver domain and a winged-helix DNA-binding domain), translated to MKDKKINTKELISKIEKMTKSRIASQEVVSLDSFREAKKKLDPKVILVIEDDETMRLALKRILESEGYITKLAADGTELSSVLDDHPVDLILMDVGLPWVNGFELAQLLKEHKDLKKIPLVFVSGKSSDEDMRRAFEIGADDYIKKPFDIEKLKKTVETLLKLNT
- a CDS encoding putative extracellular serine protease (COG1404 Subtilisin-like serine proteases) gives rise to the protein MRNFKAKAYSVIFVLILSSITGVFFVNCAGEGFDAFEEKTVVGADPLVPMAWYLLNTGQGTFSKNVGTPGNDLKLARTWEAGIQGQGVTVLVSDDGIDHAHEDLNGNMKTGNVHLNFTSSSAFTHAASALPLNADSNHGTNVAGLIGAIRNNGKGIAGVAPQAEIISSNFLSQGLTESSMAAQVSENVDVVNMSWGSRQTSLSSIIPLFLSQMQNGTMNGRNGLGRIYVKSSGNEFSVKCLANPNETCLGNANFDVDNTTPFTIIVAALQARPLAAGYSSPGANVWISAPGGENNENYPTIVTTDRLGCNVGTANKNSKSARAFERGGEGNTDCKYTTLFAGTSAAAPLVSGVVALLLEANPTLSWREIKHILATTATKVHESIGAINHPLNMTSPMGHVYEQGWIRNKAGYEFHNWYGFGRVNTDAAVEMATSFSNRFGPLRTATGTGNIPTPVAIPDFSATGVTNAIYISDNLLTEAVQISVTVTHPFLGNLGIELTSPQGTKSIIWNVNNGLKGAQNLSHRQFLTNAFYGERSQGNWTLKVIDGSSGNTGTLDGWSIIVTGRN